A window of Campylobacter ureolyticus contains these coding sequences:
- a CDS encoding sulfate/molybdate ABC transporter ATP-binding protein, whose translation MIEFSLKKELFGVNENMELNVKISFKSGSFISLSGESGSGKTTILRCLAGLEKANGFIKVDDEIWQDEKIFLSPQKRRIGFVFQDYALFENLSVKDNFLFVEKDINHCNKLLDMLGLMSLKDRYPTNLSGGQKQRVALGRAMMRKPKLLLLDEPLSALDPHLRARLQDEISKIQDMFKTTTILVSHDPNEIYKLANYMFVLKNGKIVKKGTPKEILLKTNGSQKFAFSGTLLNLEKIDTIFVATVSVGQQITEVALASDLGLRIGDEVTISSKAFNLNISKILEKENKDIL comes from the coding sequence ATGATAGAGTTTAGTTTAAAAAAAGAGCTTTTTGGTGTCAATGAAAATATGGAGCTTAACGTAAAAATTAGCTTTAAAAGTGGAAGTTTTATATCTTTAAGCGGAGAAAGTGGGAGCGGTAAAACAACTATTTTAAGATGTCTTGCTGGACTTGAAAAGGCAAATGGTTTTATAAAAGTTGATGATGAAATTTGGCAAGATGAAAAGATATTTTTAAGCCCACAAAAAAGAAGAATTGGCTTTGTTTTTCAAGATTATGCCTTATTTGAAAATTTAAGCGTAAAAGATAATTTTTTATTTGTAGAAAAAGATATAAATCATTGCAATAAGCTTTTGGATATGCTAGGTCTTATGAGTTTAAAAGATAGATATCCCACAAATTTAAGCGGAGGGCAAAAACAACGCGTTGCACTTGGCAGGGCAATGATGAGAAAGCCTAAGCTTTTGCTTCTTGATGAGCCGCTTTCAGCACTTGATCCACATCTTAGAGCTAGACTTCAAGATGAAATTTCAAAAATTCAAGATATGTTTAAAACAACCACTATTTTAGTAAGCCATGATCCAAATGAAATTTATAAACTTGCAAATTATATGTTTGTTTTAAAAAATGGAAAAATTGTTAAAAAGGGCACTCCAAAAGAAATTCTACTAAAAACAAATGGAAGTCAAAAATTTGCATTTTCAGGCACACTTTTAAATCTAGAAAAAATTGATACAATTTTTGTAGCCACTGTTTCAGTTGGTCAGCAAATTACAGAAGTTGCATTAGCAAGTGATCTTGGGCTTAGAATAGGTGATGAAGTAACGATAAGCTCAAAAGCATTTAATTTAAATATAAGTAAAATTTTAGAAAAAGAAAATAAAGATATTTTATAA
- the modA gene encoding molybdate ABC transporter substrate-binding protein, translating to MRKILIFLSIIVLLNAGETITIAAGAGYKKMTLELLESFDKKDKINSVFGNMRQITTQALNHDISLLIGDKKFFNKINEFKDKKSEKIGSGKLVLIVKKGTNLSNLKDLEKDNIQKISIPDAKKAVYGLAASQAISNLNLNIKDKLLYVATVPQSASYVVSGEVDVGFVNSSEALSIKDKIEQILTVKSELYSEISIVALKLDSCDKSAICKDFVEYLKSKRAKEIILKYGL from the coding sequence ATGAGAAAAATTTTAATATTTTTATCTATAATAGTTTTATTAAATGCAGGTGAAACTATAACTATTGCAGCTGGTGCTGGATATAAAAAAATGACTTTAGAGCTTTTAGAGAGTTTTGATAAAAAAGATAAAATAAATAGTGTTTTTGGCAACATGCGACAAATTACAACACAAGCTTTAAATCACGATATATCTTTACTTATTGGAGATAAAAAATTTTTTAATAAAATAAATGAATTCAAAGATAAAAAAAGTGAAAAAATAGGCAGTGGAAAACTTGTTTTGATAGTAAAAAAAGGAACTAATTTATCAAATTTAAAAGATTTAGAAAAAGATAATATCCAAAAAATCTCAATTCCAGATGCTAAAAAAGCAGTTTATGGTCTTGCAGCAAGCCAAGCTATAAGTAATTTGAATTTAAATATTAAAGATAAGCTTTTGTATGTTGCTACTGTTCCTCAAAGTGCCTCTTATGTTGTAAGTGGTGAAGTTGATGTTGGTTTTGTAAATTCGAGTGAAGCGCTAAGTATAAAAGATAAAATCGAACAAATTTTAACAGTTAAAAGTGAACTTTATAGTGAAATTTCAATAGTTGCTTTAAAGTTGGATAGTTGTGATAAATCTGCTATTTGCAAAGATTTTGTAGAATATTTAAAAAGCAAAAGAGCAAAAGAGATAATTTTAAAATATGGATTATGA
- a CDS encoding molybdate ABC transporter permease subunit produces the protein MIAYYLANSKSKFIFFVDSLVTLPLIFLPVAIGFFLLMLLGKNGFLGSFFSDFNIYFIFEFKSLVIAGFIAGLPLYVKPVATSLELFPKNIIEASLISGKTKLETLIFIVLPSIKKSILSSIIIALGRCLGEVGISLMLGGNIIGKTDTLSLAIYNAVYDGEYEKAMKLSFILVFISLFLFMILYFLKKEKR, from the coding sequence TTGATAGCTTATTATTTAGCTAATTCAAAGTCTAAATTTATTTTTTTTGTAGATAGCTTAGTAACTTTACCACTTATTTTTCTACCAGTTGCTATTGGTTTTTTCCTTTTAATGCTACTTGGTAAAAATGGATTTTTAGGTTCATTTTTTAGTGATTTTAATATCTATTTTATATTTGAGTTTAAGTCTTTAGTTATAGCTGGATTTATAGCCGGACTTCCTCTTTATGTTAAGCCTGTTGCCACAAGTTTAGAACTTTTTCCTAAAAATATTATAGAAGCCTCACTTATTAGTGGTAAAACAAAATTAGAAACCCTTATTTTTATAGTGCTTCCAAGCATTAAAAAAAGTATTTTATCAAGTATTATAATAGCACTTGGTAGGTGTTTGGGCGAAGTTGGAATAAGTTTAATGTTGGGTGGAAATATTATTGGTAAGACAGACACACTTTCACTTGCAATATATAATGCAGTTTATGATGGTGAATACGAAAAAGCTATGAAACTTAGCTTTATACTTGTTTTCATATCATTGTTTTTATTTATGATTTTATATTTTTTAAAAAAGGAAAAAAGATGA
- a CDS encoding beta/alpha barrel domain-containing protein — translation MILMDEIFNYIKEDLPYGDLSVNLQSNPKIKTKLEIYTREDILVSGSEISSKIGEILGLKATVLVESKNFAKVGDKIVEL, via the coding sequence ATGATATTAATGGATGAAATTTTTAATTATATAAAAGAAGATTTACCTTATGGTGATTTAAGTGTAAATTTACAGTCAAATCCTAAAATTAAAACTAAACTTGAAATTTATACAAGAGAGGATATTTTAGTAAGTGGCAGTGAGATTTCATCTAAAATTGGAGAAATTTTAGGGCTCAAAGCCACTGTGTTAGTAGAAAGTAAAAATTTTGCCAAGGTTGGAGATAAAATAGTTGAATTGTAA
- a CDS encoding beta/alpha barrel domain-containing protein, with product MSTYTYKMKKIAQSINPKCQILGTRKTFPFAKKVCLKALSDGGGFIHRLNLSDSILFFDKHRIIYKDKNEFYREISKFKDLSDERKIVVETLNLNDAYKLMECGTEVILLDKFSKQDVEKVLKFRDNYYKNIKIICAGGINLTNILDYANADAIVTSAMYQAKMADLGANIYKI from the coding sequence ATTTCAACATATACTTATAAAATGAAAAAAATAGCTCAAAGTATCAATCCAAAATGTCAAATTCTAGGCACCAGAAAGACTTTTCCTTTTGCGAAAAAGGTTTGTTTAAAGGCTTTAAGTGATGGAGGTGGTTTTATACATCGTCTAAATTTAAGTGATAGTATTTTGTTCTTTGACAAGCATAGGATTATTTATAAAGACAAAAATGAGTTTTATAGAGAAATTTCTAAATTTAAAGATCTTAGCGATGAGAGAAAAATAGTAGTTGAAACATTAAATTTAAATGATGCATATAAACTTATGGAGTGTGGCACTGAAGTTATTTTACTTGATAAATTTAGCAAACAAGATGTTGAAAAAGTCCTTAAATTTAGAGATAATTATTATAAAAATATAAAAATAATATGTGCTGGTGGCATAAACTTAACTAATATTTTAGATTATGCTAATGCTGATGCTATAGTAACAAGTGCGATGTATCAAGCAAAAATGGCAGATTTAGGTGCAAATATTTATAAAATTTAG
- a CDS encoding cysteine hydrolase family protein, with amino-acid sequence MKRLLVVVDFQNDFVCGSLGFEKAKELEKVILEKINEYKNDDIVFTLDTHEDDYLNTIEGEHLPIKHCIKGTFGHEIYGEIKEISKNYPCIEKETFASKELLHFIENRPFTYESIEICGLVSDICVISNAIIAKAASPKSKILVDKKATSSANLQMQEMAFKMMQNLHIEVI; translated from the coding sequence ATGAAAAGATTATTAGTTGTTGTTGATTTTCAAAATGATTTTGTTTGTGGAAGTTTGGGCTTTGAAAAGGCTAAAGAACTAGAAAAAGTTATATTAGAAAAAATAAATGAGTATAAAAATGATGATATTGTTTTTACTTTAGATACTCATGAAGATGATTATTTAAATACAATTGAAGGTGAGCATCTTCCTATAAAACACTGCATAAAAGGCACTTTTGGGCATGAAATTTATGGAGAGATAAAAGAAATTTCTAAAAATTATCCCTGTATTGAGAAAGAAACTTTTGCTTCAAAAGAACTTTTGCATTTTATAGAAAACAGACCTTTTACTTATGAAAGTATTGAGATTTGTGGTCTTGTAAGTGATATTTGCGTGATATCAAATGCAATAATTGCAAAAGCTGCAAGTCCAAAAAGTAAAATTTTAGTTGATAAAAAAGCTACCTCATCAGCAAATTTGCAAATGCAAGAGATGGCTTTTAAAATGATGCAAAATTTACATATAGAAGTAATATAA